Proteins from one Gibbsiella quercinecans genomic window:
- a CDS encoding microcin C ABC transporter permease YejB, which translates to MAAYLIRRLLLVIPTLWAIITINFFIVQIAPGGPVDQAIAAIELGQHSGFSGGGVSEGLGHAKAGVGNAGEGHYRGSRGLDPEVIAEITQRYGFDKPLHTRYFTMLWDYMRLDFGDSLFRGASVMQLVGQSLPVSISLGLWSTLIIYLVSIPLGIRKAIHNGSAFDAWSSWLIIIGYAIPAFLFAILMIVLFAGGSYLDWFPLRGLVSSNFDSLPWYSKITDYLWHITLPVLATVIGGFAALTMLTKNSFLDEIRKQYVITARAKGLDEKKILYRHVFRNAMLLVIAGFPATFISMFFTGSLLIEVMFSLNGLGLLGYDATLQRDYPVMFGTLYIFTLIGLLLNIVSDITYTLVDPRIDFEARQ; encoded by the coding sequence ATGGCCGCTTACCTGATACGCAGACTATTGCTGGTGATCCCCACCCTATGGGCCATTATTACCATCAACTTTTTCATCGTGCAAATCGCCCCCGGCGGGCCGGTGGACCAGGCGATTGCCGCCATTGAGCTGGGCCAGCACAGCGGTTTTAGCGGCGGTGGGGTCAGCGAAGGGCTCGGCCATGCCAAAGCCGGCGTCGGCAATGCGGGCGAAGGCCACTACCGGGGATCGCGCGGGTTGGATCCTGAAGTGATCGCCGAAATTACCCAGCGCTACGGCTTTGATAAGCCGCTGCACACGCGTTATTTCACCATGTTGTGGGATTATATGCGCCTGGATTTCGGCGATAGCCTGTTCCGCGGCGCATCGGTGATGCAACTGGTGGGCCAAAGCCTGCCGGTTTCCATCAGCCTGGGGCTGTGGAGCACGCTGATCATCTACCTGGTGTCGATCCCGCTGGGCATCCGCAAGGCCATTCACAACGGCAGCGCGTTTGATGCCTGGAGCAGTTGGCTGATTATTATCGGCTATGCCATCCCGGCCTTCCTGTTTGCCATCCTGATGATTGTGCTGTTCGCCGGCGGCAGCTACCTTGACTGGTTCCCGCTGCGCGGGCTGGTTTCAAGCAATTTCGACAGCCTGCCCTGGTACAGCAAAATCACCGACTATCTGTGGCACATTACGCTGCCGGTGCTGGCGACGGTGATCGGCGGTTTTGCCGCGTTAACCATGCTGACCAAGAACTCCTTTCTTGATGAGATCCGCAAACAATACGTCATCACCGCGCGCGCCAAAGGGCTGGATGAAAAAAAGATCCTTTATCGCCACGTGTTCCGCAACGCCATGCTGCTGGTAATTGCCGGCTTCCCGGCCACGTTTATCAGCATGTTTTTTACCGGCTCCCTGCTGATTGAGGTGATGTTCTCTCTCAACGGGCTGGGCCTGCTGGGCTATGATGCCACCCTCCAGCGTGATTACCCGGTGATGTTCGGCACGCTGTATATTTTCACCCTGATCGGCCTGCTGCTGAATATCGTCAGCGACATCACCTACACCCTGGTCGATCCGCGCATTGATTTCGAGGCACGCCAATGA
- the yejF gene encoding microcin C ABC transporter ATP-binding protein YejF: MATSPLLSIEELHIAFRQGGELSPVVNGISLQVEQGETLALVGESGSGKSVTALSVLRLLPAPPVVYPRGDILFGGQSLLHAPESALRKVRGNQIAMIFQEPMVSLNPLHTIEKQLAEVLALHRGMGREAARGEIIHYLDRVGIHNAKSRLKDYPHQLSGGERQRVMIAMATLTQPKLLIADEPTTALDVTIQAQILRLLQELKQEMGMGLLFITHNLNIVRRLADNVAVMRQGQCVEQGARDRLFQAPQHAYTQQLLAAENVGEPLPLPAAGPGDEPPLLRVENLQVSFPIKRGLLRRTVAEHYALKNLSFELRAGESVGLVGESGSGKSTTGLALLRLLASRGTIWFNGQPLHQFNMKQMQPFRSQIQIVFQDPYSALNPRLNVLQIVAEGLEVHQQLSAEQREQRVIAALTEVGLDPALRHRYPNEFSGGQRQRIAIARALILQPKLLILDEPTSSLDKSVQAQILLLLKSLQRQHGLAYLFISHDLQVVRSLCHQVIVLRQGEVVEQGDCRAIFNAPTAAYTQQLLQLAE, encoded by the coding sequence ATGGCTACATCCCCACTGCTTTCCATTGAGGAGCTCCACATCGCCTTCCGCCAGGGGGGCGAGCTTAGCCCGGTGGTCAACGGCATCTCGCTGCAGGTTGAGCAGGGCGAAACGCTGGCGCTGGTCGGCGAATCCGGCTCCGGCAAGAGCGTAACCGCGCTGTCGGTGCTGCGGCTGCTGCCCGCGCCGCCGGTGGTCTACCCGCGCGGCGATATTCTGTTTGGCGGCCAATCCCTGCTGCACGCGCCAGAAAGTGCATTGCGCAAAGTGCGTGGCAACCAGATCGCCATGATCTTCCAGGAACCGATGGTGTCGCTCAATCCCCTGCACACCATCGAAAAACAGCTGGCCGAAGTGTTGGCACTGCACCGTGGGATGGGGCGTGAAGCGGCGCGCGGCGAAATCATTCACTATCTGGATCGTGTGGGGATCCACAATGCCAAAAGCCGGCTGAAAGATTATCCGCATCAGCTCTCTGGCGGGGAACGCCAACGCGTGATGATCGCCATGGCCACCCTGACCCAGCCGAAGCTGCTGATCGCCGATGAACCGACCACCGCGCTGGACGTCACCATTCAGGCGCAGATCCTGCGTTTGCTGCAAGAGTTGAAGCAGGAAATGGGCATGGGGCTGCTGTTTATTACCCATAACCTGAATATCGTGCGCCGCCTGGCAGACAACGTGGCCGTGATGCGCCAGGGGCAATGCGTTGAACAAGGCGCGCGAGATCGGCTGTTCCAGGCACCACAGCATGCCTATACCCAGCAACTGTTGGCGGCGGAAAACGTCGGTGAACCGTTGCCGCTGCCGGCCGCCGGCCCCGGCGATGAACCGCCGTTGCTGCGCGTGGAGAACCTACAGGTCAGCTTCCCGATAAAACGTGGCTTGCTGCGCCGCACCGTTGCCGAACACTACGCGCTGAAAAACCTGAGCTTTGAACTCCGGGCGGGCGAGAGCGTGGGGCTGGTGGGCGAATCCGGCTCTGGCAAGAGTACCACCGGGCTGGCCCTGTTGCGCTTGCTCGCTTCACGGGGCACCATCTGGTTTAACGGCCAACCGCTGCACCAGTTCAACATGAAGCAAATGCAGCCGTTCCGTAGCCAGATACAGATCGTATTTCAAGATCCCTATTCCGCCCTTAATCCGCGGCTTAACGTGCTGCAGATTGTGGCCGAAGGGTTGGAGGTGCACCAGCAGCTTAGCGCCGAACAGCGCGAGCAGCGGGTGATTGCCGCACTAACGGAAGTGGGGTTGGATCCGGCGCTGCGCCACCGCTACCCGAATGAATTTTCAGGCGGCCAGCGCCAACGTATCGCCATCGCCCGCGCGCTGATTTTGCAGCCAAAGCTGCTGATTTTGGATGAGCCTACATCATCGCTGGATAAATCGGTGCAGGCGCAGATCCTGCTGCTGCTGAAATCGCTGCAACGGCAGCACGGGCTGGCCTACCTGTTTATCAGCCACGATTTGCAGGTGGTGCGTTCGCTGTGCCATCAGGTGATTGTGCTGCGCCAGGGGGAAGTGGTGGAACAGGGCGATTGCCGGGCAATCTTCAATGCCCCCACGGCGGCCTATACGCAGCAATTATTGCAATTGGCTGAGTAA
- a CDS encoding YejG family protein → MDSIQLSVVHRLPQSYRWLSGFTGVKVEPMPLNGIDEDNNLIGLKLLSHDGCDAWQVMHQLNLSLQEIQVDCAVVEWEGEPCLFVHRSDESATLCRLKNVGAAIAEPVSAQYPF, encoded by the coding sequence GTGGACAGTATCCAACTTTCGGTGGTGCACCGCTTACCGCAAAGTTATCGTTGGCTATCGGGCTTTACCGGCGTCAAGGTGGAACCGATGCCGCTGAACGGCATAGACGAAGATAACAATCTGATTGGCTTGAAGTTGCTCAGCCATGATGGTTGCGATGCGTGGCAGGTAATGCATCAGTTGAATCTGTCTTTGCAAGAAATTCAGGTCGATTGCGCCGTGGTGGAATGGGAAGGGGAACCTTGCCTGTTTGTTCATCGCAGCGATGAAAGCGCCACCCTCTGCCGGTTAAAAAACGTCGGGGCGGCGATCGCCGAGCCGGTAAGCGCCCAATATCCTTTCTAA
- a CDS encoding ABC transporter permease, with product MSRLSPINQARWARFRSNRRGYWSLWIFLVLFVLSLAANLIANDKPLLVRYEGRFYQPFMVNYSETTFGGQLHTTTDYQDPFIQQQIENHGWAIWAPIRYNYDTINFATDVPFPSPPSRHNLLGTDSNGSDVLARVLYGFRISMLFGLALTLFSSLIGIFAGAIQGYYGGRIDLWGQRFIEVWSGMPTLFLIILLSSIVQPNFWWLLAITILFGWMSLVGVVRAEFLRTRNYDYIRAARAMGVADRVIMYRHMLPNAMVATLTFLPFILCGSITTLTSLDFLGFGLPLGSPSLGELLLQGKNNLQAPWLGITAFIVLALLLSLLIFIGEAVRDAFDPSKAH from the coding sequence ATGAGCCGTTTAAGCCCGATCAATCAGGCGCGCTGGGCGCGTTTTCGCAGCAACCGCCGCGGTTACTGGTCACTGTGGATTTTCCTGGTGTTGTTCGTGCTCAGCCTGGCCGCCAACCTGATCGCCAACGATAAACCCCTGCTGGTGCGTTATGAAGGGCGTTTCTATCAGCCCTTTATGGTCAACTACAGTGAAACCACCTTTGGCGGCCAGTTGCACACCACCACGGACTATCAGGATCCGTTTATCCAGCAACAGATCGAAAATCACGGTTGGGCAATCTGGGCACCGATTCGCTATAACTACGACACCATCAATTTCGCCACCGATGTGCCCTTCCCTTCCCCGCCCTCGCGCCATAACCTGCTTGGCACCGACAGCAACGGCAGCGATGTGCTCGCCCGGGTGCTGTATGGGTTCCGTATTTCCATGCTGTTCGGCCTGGCGCTAACGCTGTTTTCCAGCCTGATCGGCATTTTCGCCGGCGCGATTCAGGGGTATTACGGCGGCAGGATCGATCTGTGGGGGCAACGCTTCATTGAGGTGTGGTCGGGCATGCCGACGCTGTTCTTGATCATTTTGCTGTCCAGCATTGTGCAGCCCAACTTCTGGTGGCTGCTGGCGATCACTATTCTGTTTGGCTGGATGAGCCTGGTCGGGGTGGTGCGAGCCGAGTTCCTGCGCACCCGCAATTACGACTATATTCGCGCCGCCCGCGCCATGGGAGTTGCCGATCGGGTGATCATGTACCGCCATATGCTGCCAAACGCCATGGTGGCGACGCTGACGTTCCTGCCGTTTATTCTATGCGGCTCAATAACCACCCTCACTTCACTTGATTTCCTTGGTTTCGGCCTGCCGCTCGGTTCGCCTTCGCTGGGCGAACTGCTGCTGCAAGGCAAGAATAACCTGCAGGCGCCCTGGCTTGGCATTACCGCCTTTATCGTGCTGGCCCTGCTGCTTTCGTTATTAATTTTCATCGGCGAAGCGGTACGCGATGCCTTTGATCCCAGCAAGGCGCATTAA
- a CDS encoding cyclic di-GMP phosphodiesterase has translation MSLKQAFTQHLSQKRRNLFNCGAIALLAFMVFSAVALLLIQQLREQYQHSVEERTHQYAITYLNELTSVMRGIMPQAQKSCASITPELTYKAAFTSSVRAFLLIKNGVAYCSSATGEMALELREIYPEINWHQPLDMKLQQGTPFVPDKPVAAIWLQQPGSEDSGVLATLDIDLAPYLLFSSHDDRAPGLAIIMGNRALTTFSPQLMPVEQLPQTNAHRLSIKHYPLAVVFYNQNLTSNDIRLSLLGSLVLAVLIGVLAYYMLLLHQSPQRALLNGIRHGEFVVEYQPVFACTDRALVGMEALIRWWHPTEGLIPPDVFIPYAESNGLIDPLTRHLFELIIHDLPTLAPVLPKDAKMGINLPPSYLVDPAFLQDIQPLLAAMDRNHCKPVFEVTERGMVEVDNALAVFNWLQSQGIEIAIDDFGTGHSALIYLERFALDYLKIDRGFINAIGRDSITTPVLDAVIALAKRLDMQTIAEGVETAEQFAFLQEQGVNYMQGYYFSKPLGLHAFTEFAQAWQNGRDL, from the coding sequence ATGAGTTTAAAGCAAGCTTTCACACAGCACCTTTCGCAAAAGCGGCGCAATTTGTTTAACTGCGGGGCGATTGCCCTGTTGGCGTTTATGGTGTTTAGCGCCGTGGCTTTATTGCTGATTCAGCAACTACGTGAGCAATACCAGCACTCGGTCGAGGAACGTACGCATCAGTACGCCATTACTTACCTCAATGAACTGACGTCGGTCATGCGTGGAATTATGCCGCAGGCGCAAAAAAGCTGCGCTTCAATCACGCCGGAACTCACCTACAAGGCGGCATTTACCAGCAGCGTTCGCGCTTTCTTGTTGATTAAAAACGGTGTGGCCTATTGCTCTTCCGCTACCGGCGAGATGGCGTTGGAACTGCGCGAAATTTACCCGGAAATCAACTGGCATCAGCCGCTGGATATGAAGTTGCAACAAGGCACGCCGTTCGTCCCGGACAAACCGGTGGCTGCTATCTGGCTACAGCAACCGGGCAGTGAAGACAGCGGCGTATTGGCGACCCTGGATATCGATCTGGCTCCGTATTTGCTGTTTTCCTCACATGACGATCGGGCGCCGGGGCTGGCGATTATTATGGGCAACCGCGCATTAACCACCTTCAGCCCACAGTTAATGCCGGTGGAACAATTACCCCAGACCAACGCCCATCGGTTATCCATCAAACATTACCCGCTGGCCGTTGTCTTCTATAACCAAAACCTGACATCGAACGATATACGGCTCAGCCTGCTGGGCAGCCTGGTTTTGGCCGTGTTAATCGGCGTGCTGGCTTATTACATGCTCCTGCTGCACCAGAGCCCGCAGCGCGCGTTGCTTAACGGCATACGCCACGGTGAGTTTGTGGTGGAATACCAGCCGGTATTTGCCTGCACAGACCGCGCGTTGGTGGGGATGGAAGCGCTGATCCGCTGGTGGCACCCCACGGAAGGGCTGATCCCACCAGACGTATTTATTCCCTACGCCGAAAGCAACGGGCTCATTGATCCGCTTACCCGCCACCTGTTCGAACTGATTATTCATGACCTCCCCACGCTGGCGCCGGTGCTGCCGAAAGATGCCAAAATGGGTATCAACCTCCCCCCTTCCTACCTGGTCGATCCGGCATTCCTCCAGGATATACAGCCGCTGTTGGCGGCGATGGATCGCAATCATTGCAAACCGGTGTTCGAAGTCACTGAACGCGGCATGGTGGAAGTCGACAATGCGCTGGCGGTGTTTAACTGGCTGCAAAGCCAGGGGATTGAAATTGCCATTGACGATTTCGGCACCGGCCACAGCGCGCTGATTTATCTGGAGCGCTTCGCATTGGATTATTTGAAGATCGATCGCGGTTTTATCAACGCCATCGGCCGGGACAGCATAACCACCCCGGTGCTGGACGCCGTGATCGCCCTGGCGAAGCGCCTGGATATGCAAACCATCGCCGAAGGGGTCGAAACCGCAGAGCAGTTTGCCTTCTTACAGGAACAAGGCGTCAACTATATGCAGGGCTATTACTTCAGCAAACCGCTCGGCCTTCATGCCTTCACCGAATTTGCCCAAGCCTGGCAAAATGGCCGCGATCTTTAA
- the mepS gene encoding bifunctional murein DD-endopeptidase/murein LD-carboxypeptidase, whose protein sequence is MVKSQPFLRYIWRIAPAIAAAVILSACSSNHTSNLDNAQTEMRAVNDRDGLLLQASQDEFEAMVRNVDIKSKIMDQYASWKGVRYRLGGESKRGIDCSAFVQRTFREQFGMDLPRSTYEQEDLGKKILRTKLRPGDLVLFRAGSTGRHVGIYLGNDQFVHASTSSGVMISSLSDNYWNKRYREARRVLTNS, encoded by the coding sequence ATGGTCAAATCTCAACCGTTCCTGAGATATATTTGGCGGATTGCCCCTGCAATCGCCGCTGCGGTTATACTCTCCGCCTGTAGTTCAAACCACACTTCGAATCTTGATAACGCACAAACTGAGATGCGTGCAGTTAATGACCGCGATGGCCTTTTACTGCAAGCCTCTCAGGATGAATTCGAAGCCATGGTGCGTAACGTTGATATCAAATCAAAAATCATGGATCAGTATGCGAGTTGGAAAGGCGTCCGCTACCGGTTAGGTGGCGAAAGCAAACGTGGCATCGATTGCTCGGCCTTTGTACAGCGCACCTTCCGTGAACAGTTTGGTATGGACCTGCCCCGCTCCACCTACGAACAAGAAGATCTTGGCAAGAAAATTCTGCGCACCAAGCTTCGCCCTGGCGATCTCGTCTTGTTCCGCGCTGGCTCAACCGGGCGCCACGTCGGCATTTATTTAGGCAACGATCAGTTCGTGCATGCCTCCACCAGCAGCGGCGTGATGATTTCAAGCCTGAGTGACAACTACTGGAATAAACGCTACCGCGAAGCGCGGCGGGTACTGACCAACAGTTAA
- the rsuA gene encoding 16S rRNA pseudouridine(516) synthase RsuA, whose translation MRLDKFLSQQLGISRALVVRELRAKRVTVDGEVAKSGAMKLAPEQEVAFDGNVLQQMNGPRYFMLNKPQGYVCSTEDPDHPTVLYFLDEPVAYKLHAAGRLDIDTTGLVLMTDDGQWSHRITSPKHHCEKTYLVTLEQPLAEDTAQRFAAGVQLHNEKDLTKPAQLEKLEDTLVRLTISEGRYHQVKRMFAAVGNRVVELHRERIGAIALDDDLAPGEYRPLTEEEIASVGAPHLQD comes from the coding sequence ATGCGACTGGACAAGTTTTTATCTCAGCAATTAGGTATCAGCCGTGCGCTGGTAGTGCGTGAACTCCGTGCAAAGCGCGTTACCGTGGATGGCGAGGTGGCGAAAAGCGGCGCCATGAAACTGGCGCCGGAGCAGGAAGTGGCCTTTGATGGCAACGTGCTCCAGCAAATGAACGGCCCGCGTTACTTTATGCTCAACAAACCGCAGGGCTACGTGTGTTCCACCGAAGATCCCGATCATCCCACGGTGCTCTATTTTCTTGATGAACCGGTGGCTTATAAGCTGCATGCGGCTGGGCGACTGGATATTGATACCACCGGCCTGGTGCTGATGACCGACGACGGCCAGTGGTCGCATCGTATCACCTCGCCGAAGCATCACTGCGAAAAAACCTATCTGGTTACGCTGGAGCAACCGCTGGCGGAAGATACCGCACAGCGCTTTGCCGCCGGCGTGCAGTTGCATAATGAAAAAGATCTCACCAAGCCGGCCCAGTTGGAAAAGCTGGAGGATACCCTGGTGCGCTTGACGATCAGTGAAGGGCGTTACCATCAGGTAAAACGCATGTTTGCCGCCGTGGGCAACCGGGTGGTTGAACTGCACCGTGAACGCATTGGCGCCATCGCGCTGGATGACGATCTGGCGCCGGGGGAATATCGCCCGCTGACTGAGGAAGAAATCGCCAGCGTTGGCGCCCCGCACCTGCAAGATTAA
- a CDS encoding TetR family transcriptional regulator, which yields MAPALNINRETAHKNPRKNDPDGLKQRIFASALAEFSEAGLKGARLERIAEQAGTTKRMVVYHFKNKEALYIAVLEYAYTHIRQDELALNLATQPPAEAIRQLTEANFNYHASHPAFIRLISMENMQRGQYARRSEKLRQLNSSALQTLEEILQRGKRLTLFTDEVNALDLHRIISSLCFHYSANQYTFETLFESARSAEDKLAYYRQMTVDVVMRYLKCDHY from the coding sequence ATGGCGCCTGCATTGAACATTAACCGCGAAACCGCCCATAAAAACCCGCGTAAAAACGATCCCGACGGCCTGAAACAACGTATCTTTGCCAGCGCGCTGGCCGAATTTTCCGAAGCCGGGTTGAAAGGGGCCAGGCTGGAGCGTATTGCTGAACAGGCGGGCACCACTAAACGAATGGTGGTTTATCACTTCAAAAACAAAGAGGCGCTGTATATCGCCGTACTGGAATATGCCTACACCCATATCCGCCAGGACGAACTGGCGCTAAATCTCGCCACCCAGCCGCCGGCAGAGGCCATACGGCAACTCACCGAAGCCAATTTCAACTACCATGCCAGCCACCCGGCCTTTATACGCCTGATCAGCATGGAAAATATGCAACGGGGGCAATATGCCCGCCGTTCAGAGAAGCTCCGGCAACTGAACAGCAGCGCGTTGCAAACGCTGGAAGAGATCCTGCAGCGCGGCAAGCGGCTAACGCTTTTTACCGACGAGGTCAACGCGCTGGATTTGCACAGAATCATCAGTTCGTTGTGTTTTCATTATTCTGCTAATCAATATACTTTCGAAACGTTATTCGAAAGCGCTCGCTCGGCGGAAGATAAACTGGCTTATTATCGTCAGATGACTGTCGATGTGGTGATGCGTTATCTAAAATGTGATCACTACTGA
- a CDS encoding extracellular solute-binding protein — MLMRVFAALAFAACSFALHAETINESYAFALLGEPKYSNDFTHYDYVNPAAPKGGDVRLAAIGTYDNFNRFASRGVPGQSTGDLYDTLFASSDDEPASYYPLIAESARYPADMRWMELSINPRARFQDGSPITAADVAFTFNKFMTEGVPQYRVYYKGVKVKAISRLVVRIELPEADREKMLSLLSTRVLPESFWKDHNLSEPLGMPPLGSGPYKVSSYRAGQYITYQRVRDYWAANLPVNRGRFNFDTFRYDYYLDDKVALEAFKAGAYDFRTESAPKSWATQYQGGNFARNYIVKQDETNQAAQNTRWLAFNIHRPIFADRRVREAITLAFDFDWMNKALYYNAYQRTRSYFQNTPYAASGYPDAAELAVLAPLKDRVPPEVFNQIYQPPSTDGSGYDRQNLLKATQLLQEAGWEVKNQRLINSKTGKPFVFELMLLSGSNFQYVLPFKHNLQRLGITMEIREIDVTQYTRRMRERDFDMMPTVYPAMPFPNANLEMYWGTHYINSSYNSPGVSDPAVDALLAQILKSQGDEAALLPLGRALDRVLTWNMFMLPMWYSNHDRFAYWDKFSMPSIRPAYAVGFENWWYDVNKAARLPAQQH, encoded by the coding sequence ATGTTGATGCGCGTTTTTGCTGCCCTGGCGTTTGCGGCATGCAGTTTTGCTCTGCACGCCGAAACCATCAATGAAAGCTACGCTTTCGCGCTGCTCGGCGAACCCAAATATTCCAACGACTTCACCCACTACGACTACGTTAACCCTGCCGCGCCAAAAGGCGGGGACGTGCGCCTGGCGGCTATCGGCACCTACGACAACTTTAACCGTTTTGCCTCCAGGGGCGTTCCTGGCCAGAGCACCGGCGATCTGTACGACACGCTGTTCGCCAGCTCCGACGATGAACCCGCCAGTTACTACCCATTAATCGCCGAATCGGCACGCTACCCTGCCGATATGCGCTGGATGGAGCTCAGCATCAACCCGCGCGCCCGTTTCCAGGACGGCAGCCCGATCACCGCCGCCGATGTAGCCTTCACCTTCAACAAGTTCATGACCGAAGGCGTGCCGCAGTACCGCGTCTATTACAAAGGGGTAAAGGTCAAAGCGATTTCCCGCCTGGTGGTGCGGATCGAACTGCCGGAGGCCGACAGGGAGAAAATGCTCAGCCTGCTCAGTACCCGGGTACTGCCGGAGAGCTTTTGGAAAGATCACAATCTCAGCGAACCGCTCGGAATGCCGCCGCTGGGCAGCGGCCCCTACAAGGTGAGCAGCTACCGCGCCGGCCAATACATCACCTACCAACGGGTGCGCGATTACTGGGCAGCCAACCTGCCGGTGAACCGTGGGCGCTTTAACTTCGATACGTTCCGCTACGATTATTATCTGGACGACAAAGTGGCGCTTGAGGCCTTCAAGGCCGGCGCGTATGACTTCCGTACCGAAAGCGCCCCCAAAAGCTGGGCGACCCAATACCAGGGGGGCAACTTCGCACGTAACTACATCGTCAAACAGGATGAAACCAACCAGGCCGCGCAAAATACCCGCTGGCTGGCGTTTAATATCCACCGGCCAATCTTTGCCGACCGCCGGGTGCGCGAAGCCATCACGCTGGCGTTTGATTTCGACTGGATGAACAAAGCGCTGTACTACAATGCCTATCAGCGCACCCGCAGTTATTTCCAGAACACCCCCTATGCGGCCAGTGGCTACCCCGATGCTGCGGAGCTGGCGGTGCTGGCGCCGCTTAAAGATCGGGTGCCGCCGGAGGTATTCAACCAGATTTACCAGCCCCCAAGCACCGATGGCAGCGGTTACGATCGGCAAAACCTGTTGAAGGCCACCCAACTGCTGCAGGAAGCCGGGTGGGAGGTGAAGAACCAGCGCCTGATCAACAGCAAAACCGGCAAACCCTTTGTCTTCGAACTGATGCTGTTAAGCGGCAGCAATTTCCAGTACGTGCTTCCCTTCAAGCACAACCTGCAGCGGCTGGGGATCACCATGGAAATCCGCGAAATAGACGTTACCCAGTACACCCGCCGGATGCGCGAACGCGATTTCGACATGATGCCAACCGTTTATCCGGCGATGCCGTTCCCCAACGCCAATCTGGAGATGTATTGGGGCACCCACTACATCAACTCCAGCTATAACTCACCGGGCGTCAGCGATCCGGCGGTTGACGCACTGTTGGCGCAAATCCTGAAAAGCCAGGGGGATGAAGCCGCGCTGTTGCCGCTGGGGCGCGCGCTGGACCGGGTATTAACCTGGAATATGTTTATGCTGCCAATGTGGTACTCCAACCACGATCGCTTCGCCTACTGGGACAAATTCTCCATGCCATCCATTCGCCCGGCCTACGCCGTTGGCTTTGAAAACTGGTGGTATGACGTCAACAAAGCGGCACGTTTGCCGGCACAGCAACACTAA